The genomic segment TTTAATTTAAGATTTTTCATTTTAACACTCCTCAAAATACTTAATTAGTTATGCTCAAAATTCACAATAGCGTATTCGATTCTATTACATATGTATAACTATGTGAAGTTTGAAATATACATATATATAATTTACCATTTAAACATGTAAATTTCAAATTATTATAAATGATGGAAGGGTAATTAATATATAAAACTATAATAGTGCAGTTTTTCTTGAATAATTTTACAGTTGAATAAAAAAACAGATTCTTAAGCTATTTTTAATGACTCAAAAATTTTTTCTATCGGCGTACCGCTTGCGGCAGCTTTGTAAATATATATTACTTTGGACTTTTCTAAATTTTTTTTAGCAGCTTTATATCCAGTATTAAAGTGAAGAGAATCAATACAGTATATTTTGCAATAAGTATAATTTACTAACATTATAATTAGATATCTATTAATGCTTTTTCCACTTCTTACTTGATATCCATCTAGTCCTAAGTACGTTTTGCAATCTCTAAAAAATGGTTCGATTGCCCATCGGTCGGTATATTGAGTTAAAATATCTAACGGTGCTAATGATTTCTCTAAGGAAATAAAAGTTTTCAATGCGCCATCTTTTTGGAAAGCATCTTTAGGATAACTTAAAACAATAGAAACATTCTTTCTATCTTTTAAGTTGCCAACATAATTGTAAATGTAGTATTGCTTGTCTTTGACGGTGACGAGGTCAAAGTCTTCAATCTTTAATAATGTAGCAAACTTATGAAGTTTTATTCCTAGTCTTTCATGGCCATACGGAAAAATGACCCTATTAGTTTTTAAAGCACCAATATAGCTATAGCCGGCTTTTTCAGAAGCATTAAAAATATCCTTACAACTATACCAACTATCTGCTAACACATAGCCTTTATTTTCAGGCTTTGGAAGTGTTGTAATTAATTTTTGAGTTAATTCTATTTTACTCATATATTCTTTATCATAGATATCAATTGAGTATGGTAGCACTAATCCGTCACACGATAGTAAAGAAACTACTATTTGATGACCATATACATTCTTACCTTTTAAATGAGAATTATGAAACGAACACTTTTCAATTGGATTTTTAGCCTTTGACGAGGGCTTTGTCTTTTCAGAAATAGTGTCATCAATAATAAAGTATATTGGCTGTTTGGATTCTCTTGATTTAGCCCAAATAAGTTCTATGATATATGCTTTTAATGCTCTTTCTAAAAGTTTTTCATTCCAATTACTATTTGAAAAAAATCTAGTAATACTAGTTCGATGTTTCGAAGGAACAAGCTCCGCTATGTCGGAAATTTTACCGTTATAACCTTTTGATATCATAGCATTCATTATATTTTCTAAATGCCTTAATTGAGGCTTAGTTAAGTAAAAATCAAAATTTAGTTGTTTTAAAAAATTGTATATTGATAGCTCATCTGATATAATTGTGTTCTGAAACATTTATGTATAGCTCCTTGCTGTCATTGTTGTGTGGTAACTCAATTATAACAAGGATTTATCATAGATGTTTTTTTATTTTATTCAGTTGTAAAATTATTCAAGTGTTTTTGCACTATTATAGTATAAAATAAGAAAATTGAAATAAATAGCAATTTTTAATTGAAAAACTATTCATATATGGGCATAACGTGGAAAAAATATTGTAATTGACCCATAAATGATATATTATAGAATATGTATACTGTTATATGGAAGAGAATATAGTTAAAATATTGAAAGGGGAAAAATAAGAATGAAAATGAAAAAATTATTATCAATGGGAGCACTTGGATTAGTAGTAGCTACATCCACTTCAATAGGGGCATTCGCGGCTGATAGACCTAGTAAGGAAAAAGTTCAAAATGATATGATCGGTATGTTTATATCAAATAAAAGTCCATTAGCTTACGATGTTAATGGAAGTACAAAAGTTGGAGATGTTATTAATATCGAAAAATTTAAAACAATAATAAGCAAATATGAAGGGAATAAAACAAAATATCCTAACCTAAATAAAGCATTAGGTTTTATTTCGGGTGATAAATCTCTTGTAGAGAATGCAGGAGTTATTGTTGATAATTTCAGCAAAGACGATATTGATAAATTAGTAGAAGAAGTTAGAAGTGTAGCAGATAGATTAAGAGATATCGAAAATGGACAAACAGGGATTGATAAATATGAACTCGAAGGTGATATCAAAGATTTAGTAAATGAAAAGAATCCTGATTTAGATGTATTATTTGGAAAAAATATTAATGGAAATATATCTATGTCAATTATGAAAGATAGTAAAGTAATTCTTCAACTTGATTCAGGGGATGCATATAAAATTAGTGACTTTCTTTATAACAATGCCTCTGAGTTGACTGGGTATGCAAAGCTTTTTAAATCAGTAGTTAAATAATAATGAAAACTAATTTGCTAAAAACTGTTGAAGTATTATTAGTATTTAGCATAGTATTTGCTATTGTGTCTATATTTCTAAAGTATGTAATTTTAAATGAATCTACTTATTTAAGCATATTTGATAAAAGTGGCGTTTATGCAGAAGTTAAAGACTCCATTTATAAAAAAATAGATAATCTTTTAAGTTCTAAAAATATCAATTTTGACATAAAAAAATCAATAATAACAGATGAGGATATAAAAAGAGAAACGAATAATGCGGTTTATGGAGTTTTAGAATATTTAAAAACAGGTGAAAATAATATTACTCCCCCAGATACATCTATTTATAAGCAAAGAGTGTCTGATAT from the Clostridium beijerinckii genome contains:
- a CDS encoding IS701 family transposase produces the protein MFQNTIISDELSIYNFLKQLNFDFYLTKPQLRHLENIMNAMISKGYNGKISDIAELVPSKHRTSITRFFSNSNWNEKLLERALKAYIIELIWAKSRESKQPIYFIIDDTISEKTKPSSKAKNPIEKCSFHNSHLKGKNVYGHQIVVSLLSCDGLVLPYSIDIYDKEYMSKIELTQKLITTLPKPENKGYVLADSWYSCKDIFNASEKAGYSYIGALKTNRVIFPYGHERLGIKLHKFATLLKIEDFDLVTVKDKQYYIYNYVGNLKDRKNVSIVLSYPKDAFQKDGALKTFISLEKSLAPLDILTQYTDRWAIEPFFRDCKTYLGLDGYQVRSGKSINRYLIIMLVNYTYCKIYCIDSLHFNTGYKAAKKNLEKSKVIYIYKAAASGTPIEKIFESLKIA